In one window of Methanosarcina vacuolata Z-761 DNA:
- the artA gene encoding archaeosortase A: MIESILWLAVGLMVASSVIPRTSRVRKLIGGIGWGVFSIHWSYQPLHYLKIMDYANVLLTIVVALFCLLVAYIMFLEYRKGPLKIINNREVLHSKFSDQSEADSLDITSMLTSASALGALVYFPFANFASLNTLIIGGVTSQVTWVLQYLDIPAYMKAWNMISLNGYTVEIILACTAIESIALFMGLICAVRAPLSRLAMAFIVSVPVIYILNLIRDIFVVVAYGEQWFGADSFIIAHNYIAKAGSGIALFVISYAVLRILPELFGMIDGLWVILSNELKSLLLRSEGD; encoded by the coding sequence ATGATAGAAAGTATACTCTGGCTCGCAGTCGGGTTAATGGTTGCGTCATCCGTCATCCCCAGAACTTCAAGGGTTCGTAAACTTATTGGAGGGATTGGATGGGGTGTATTTTCCATCCACTGGAGTTATCAGCCTCTTCATTATCTCAAAATTATGGACTATGCTAATGTGCTCCTAACAATAGTAGTAGCCCTATTTTGTCTACTTGTAGCGTATATCATGTTTCTGGAGTACAGAAAAGGTCCTCTAAAGATAATTAATAATAGAGAAGTGTTGCACTCCAAATTTTCAGATCAGAGTGAGGCTGATTCCCTTGACATAACCTCGATGCTTACAAGTGCCAGTGCACTCGGAGCTCTTGTTTATTTCCCGTTTGCGAATTTCGCCTCTCTGAATACCTTGATTATAGGAGGGGTTACTTCTCAGGTTACCTGGGTTCTTCAGTATCTAGACATTCCTGCGTATATGAAAGCCTGGAATATGATATCACTTAATGGGTATACAGTGGAAATCATTCTCGCCTGTACGGCTATTGAAAGTATTGCTCTCTTTATGGGGCTTATATGTGCAGTAAGAGCTCCCCTTAGTCGACTGGCTATGGCGTTTATTGTGTCAGTACCCGTGATCTATATCCTTAATCTTATCAGGGACATTTTCGTGGTAGTTGCTTATGGAGAGCAATGGTTTGGGGCTGATAGTTTTATAATTGCGCATAACTATATCGCAAAAGCGGGTTCAGGCATTGCTCTCTTTGTAATTTCATATGCAGTACTCCGGATTCTGCCCGAGCTGTTCGGAATGATTGATGGCCTCTGGGTCATTCTTTCTAATGAATTGAAATCTCTTCTGCTAAGGTCCGAGGGGGATTAA
- a CDS encoding acetylornithine transaminase encodes MQTYGRQPLVLSEGKGAVVRDIYGKEYIDCVAGIAVNNVGHCHPAVVRAIQAQAEKLLHVSNLYYTEIQAELAEALVSVTGMERVFFCNSGAEAVEAAMKLARMASGKSAFVAAEHSFHGRTIGALSVTHKSIYRDPFMPPVSSETTFVPYSDADAIRKAISENTAAVILEPIQGEGGVNIPDPGYLKEVREICDETGTFLIFDEVQTGFGRTGTWFCKDQFGVEPDIMSMAKAIGGGFPMGAITAREELSFGRGQHASTFGGGPLACAAALASIEAIKEEGLLKRSKENGAYFMGKLRNMEREDVVEVRGKGLMIGVEVNHPCSDFVDFAREHGVLVNCTSESVLRLVPPLVITKEQIDKVVDVLEQA; translated from the coding sequence ATGCAGACTTATGGTCGTCAGCCCCTTGTACTTTCAGAAGGAAAGGGAGCGGTTGTCCGGGATATTTACGGAAAAGAGTATATTGACTGTGTAGCAGGAATTGCAGTAAACAATGTTGGACACTGCCACCCGGCTGTTGTCAGGGCAATCCAGGCCCAGGCTGAGAAGCTGCTGCACGTTTCTAATCTTTATTACACTGAGATTCAGGCTGAACTTGCAGAAGCCCTTGTTTCGGTTACAGGAATGGAACGCGTTTTTTTCTGTAATTCAGGAGCTGAAGCCGTAGAGGCTGCGATGAAACTGGCCCGTATGGCTTCCGGAAAAAGTGCCTTTGTAGCTGCTGAACACTCCTTCCACGGAAGGACTATAGGGGCACTCAGCGTAACCCACAAGAGCATTTACAGGGACCCTTTCATGCCGCCTGTAAGTTCCGAAACTACTTTTGTCCCGTACTCCGATGCTGACGCTATCAGGAAGGCTATTTCGGAAAACACGGCAGCCGTGATCCTTGAACCCATTCAGGGAGAAGGCGGAGTTAATATTCCGGATCCCGGATACCTTAAAGAGGTCAGGGAAATCTGTGACGAAACCGGAACTTTCCTTATCTTTGATGAAGTGCAGACAGGCTTTGGAAGGACGGGTACATGGTTCTGTAAAGATCAGTTCGGAGTAGAACCCGATATCATGAGCATGGCAAAAGCAATAGGTGGAGGCTTTCCTATGGGCGCGATCACGGCAAGGGAGGAGCTAAGCTTTGGGCGCGGACAGCACGCTTCTACTTTCGGAGGCGGGCCACTTGCCTGTGCAGCTGCACTCGCTTCAATTGAGGCAATAAAGGAAGAAGGACTCCTTAAGCGCTCAAAAGAGAACGGGGCTTATTTCATGGGAAAGCTCAGGAATATGGAAAGGGAAGATGTTGTAGAAGTCCGTGGAAAAGGGCTCATGATAGGAGTAGAGGTAAACCATCCCTGCAGCGATTTCGTGGACTTTGCAAGGGAACATGGAGTGCTTGTAAATTGCACATCGGAATCGGTGCTCCGTCTGGTTCCCCCACTTGTGATTACAAAAGAACAGATCGATAAGGTAGTTGATGTTCTTGAGCAGGCCTGA
- a CDS encoding archaetidylserine synthase gives MNVFQMLRLPDLVSLLNLICGIGSIAVAAQATVQAATLQTGANHNGFVLALILLLVAAIADGADGYIARRFKGGELGEQLDSLADAVSFGVAPALLIYLQFGQINPLVGDPDPLVAVFPVFYAICGVLRLARFNSMTASKTGFEGLPITAGCVMLVTYMLLSENLVKIDFLLALTLCLSILMVSSVNYPKIKNVKVLVFIASIFGITMLLYLYNIEYMRIFSILPFILMLIYIFCPFFKVPVLSNLGNKEYRNKGLRIGKEKQ, from the coding sequence ATGAACGTATTTCAAATGTTAAGACTCCCGGACCTGGTCTCTCTTTTGAACCTTATCTGTGGAATCGGCTCAATTGCAGTAGCTGCTCAGGCTACAGTCCAGGCTGCCACACTTCAAACTGGGGCAAACCATAATGGTTTTGTCCTGGCTTTGATCTTACTTCTTGTTGCAGCAATTGCAGATGGAGCGGATGGGTACATTGCCAGGAGGTTTAAAGGAGGAGAACTCGGGGAACAACTTGATTCCCTGGCAGATGCAGTTTCTTTTGGGGTAGCTCCTGCTCTTCTCATATACTTGCAGTTTGGACAAATAAACCCTCTTGTGGGAGATCCAGACCCTCTTGTTGCGGTATTTCCGGTTTTCTATGCTATCTGCGGTGTGCTCAGACTCGCACGCTTCAATTCCATGACTGCCAGTAAAACTGGATTTGAAGGCCTTCCCATTACTGCAGGCTGCGTTATGCTTGTCACATATATGTTGTTAAGTGAAAACCTTGTCAAGATAGACTTTCTTCTAGCACTTACCCTTTGTCTCTCTATTCTTATGGTGAGTTCGGTAAATTATCCGAAGATCAAGAATGTCAAGGTTCTCGTTTTCATAGCTTCCATTTTTGGAATAACTATGCTTCTCTACCTGTATAATATCGAATATATGCGAATTTTCTCGATCCTGCCTTTTATCCTGATGTTGATCTACATCTTTTGTCCTTTTTTCAAAGTCCCTGTCTTAAGCAATCTGGGTAATAAGGAATATCGAAATAAAGGACTGAGAATCGGGAAAGAAAAACAATAA
- a CDS encoding NUDIX domain-containing protein yields the protein MKPKTPSLTVDTVILFKNRLVLVKRKNPPYQGKFALPGGFVEIGETTEKAAAREAFEETGLSVELIKLVGVYSDPDRDPRGHTVSVCYLAKGFGELKSGSDAASADLFELESVPELAFDHNKIINDAKSDINAILPQM from the coding sequence ATGAAACCCAAAACTCCTAGTTTAACCGTTGATACCGTAATCCTCTTTAAAAACAGGCTTGTGCTTGTGAAGAGAAAAAATCCCCCATATCAGGGAAAATTTGCCCTTCCTGGAGGTTTCGTAGAAATCGGGGAAACTACAGAAAAAGCAGCAGCTAGGGAAGCTTTTGAAGAAACAGGCCTTTCTGTAGAGCTTATCAAACTTGTAGGAGTCTACTCTGATCCTGACCGCGACCCCAGAGGACATACGGTTTCAGTGTGTTACCTTGCAAAGGGATTTGGAGAGCTGAAATCCGGGTCTGATGCCGCTTCTGCCGATCTTTTTGAGCTTGAGTCCGTTCCTGAACTGGCTTTTGACCACAATAAAATTATAAATGATGCAAAAAGTGATATTAATGCAATTCTGCCCCAAATGTAA
- a CDS encoding transcription factor S: protein MQFCPKCKSMMFPKNGNFECRKCGNIIPIKSDEKSFVSRAKIDDHEIVVLEGEQTSGLPTTSAKCPECGNNTAAWWLRQLRSADESETRFFKCTKCGFTWREYD from the coding sequence ATGCAATTCTGCCCCAAATGTAAAAGTATGATGTTTCCTAAAAATGGGAATTTTGAGTGTAGAAAATGTGGAAACATAATACCTATAAAAAGTGATGAAAAAAGTTTTGTCTCCAGAGCCAAGATAGATGATCACGAAATAGTGGTTCTGGAAGGTGAGCAGACTTCAGGCCTGCCGACAACAAGTGCAAAATGCCCAGAATGTGGGAACAATACTGCAGCCTGGTGGCTCAGACAACTGAGGTCTGCCGATGAATCCGAAACCCGCTTTTTCAAGTGTACGAAATGCGGATTTACCTGGAGAGAATACGACTGA
- a CDS encoding PUA domain-containing protein, translated as MNSDTERLARVRMIADYQFGKGIGKELFLDGSTFQLSRTKRVRQVLHSGKRMATARAKDGFFTLSIEGASIVHRLLPGKKLRVVISEEAAPFVEKGKTAFIKHVVDIDPELRAGEEVLVTDETNRLLATGQLLLSPAEILALNSGAAVDVRVGVASKKER; from the coding sequence ATGAATAGTGACACCGAAAGACTAGCTAGAGTCCGCATGATAGCAGACTACCAGTTTGGGAAAGGCATCGGAAAAGAACTTTTTCTTGATGGCTCAACGTTCCAGTTATCCAGGACAAAAAGAGTGCGCCAGGTCTTACACTCTGGAAAACGTATGGCTACAGCAAGAGCAAAGGATGGGTTTTTTACCCTCAGTATTGAAGGAGCTTCCATCGTTCACAGGCTTTTGCCAGGAAAGAAGCTCAGGGTCGTCATCTCAGAGGAAGCTGCTCCTTTTGTGGAGAAAGGTAAAACCGCTTTTATAAAACACGTGGTTGACATTGATCCTGAACTGAGGGCCGGAGAAGAAGTACTTGTGACAGATGAGACTAACAGGCTGCTTGCAACAGGGCAACTGCTTCTGTCTCCTGCAGAGATTCTGGCTCTCAACAGTGGTGCAGCTGTGGATGTAAGAGTAGGAGTGGCTTCGAAAAAAGAAAGGTGA
- a CDS encoding DNA polymerase sliding clamp: MFKAAINAELLKDAVAALAVIVDEVRFKINPEGISVKAVDPANVAMGIFELGSSAFDEYNADECEIGVDLNKIMDLLGIADKNDTVRMELEEGNHKLLIDVGGLSYTLSLLDPSTIRAEPRVPQLELPAKVVLNGTDLRRAVKAAEKISDHMLMGVSDDTFYMEAKGDTDKVRLEMGRDQLIDLKAGEACSLFSLDYLTDIVKPTNKINEVTLSLGKDFPILIDFEIANGAGRISYLLAPRIESD, from the coding sequence ATGTTTAAGGCAGCAATTAATGCAGAGCTTCTGAAAGACGCGGTTGCCGCACTAGCTGTAATTGTAGATGAGGTCAGATTCAAGATAAACCCGGAAGGTATTTCGGTAAAAGCCGTTGATCCTGCCAACGTTGCAATGGGAATTTTCGAGCTTGGGTCATCTGCTTTCGACGAGTATAACGCTGATGAATGTGAAATCGGAGTTGATCTGAACAAGATTATGGACCTGCTGGGAATCGCAGATAAGAACGACACAGTCCGGATGGAACTTGAAGAAGGGAATCACAAACTTCTGATTGATGTCGGAGGACTGTCTTATACACTCTCTCTTCTCGATCCTTCTACAATTCGGGCAGAGCCAAGAGTTCCACAACTTGAATTGCCTGCTAAAGTCGTCCTTAACGGTACAGACCTCAGACGTGCTGTTAAAGCTGCCGAAAAAATAAGCGACCATATGCTCATGGGAGTTTCGGACGACACATTCTATATGGAAGCAAAAGGCGATACCGACAAGGTTCGTCTCGAGATGGGCAGGGATCAGCTAATCGACCTGAAGGCAGGAGAAGCATGTTCTCTTTTCTCTCTGGATTATCTGACCGATATAGTCAAACCCACGAATAAAATCAATGAAGTTACTCTTTCCCTTGGAAAAGACTTCCCAATACTCATAGATTTCGAAATTGCGAACGGTGCAGGAAGGATTTCGTACCTCCTGGCTCCAAGAATTGAGTCGGACTGA
- the hisC gene encoding histidinol-phosphate transaminase: MFLSRPELIKKEIFDIAEYVPGKSIEEIASAYGLDPASIIKLGSNENPLGPSPKAVQALVDTAPSANIYPSADAIELREALSKYTGFPVSNLVASGPGMDGLLDGLCRLVIEKGDEVIVPTPTFAYYELPARACGGKPVFVRRSQDFSIDPEKILEAASSRTKIIFLCSPNNPSGNLLPENDLRKILENTRALVFVDEAYVEFADRNLAGLVREYDNLVVGRTFSKVFGLAGLRLGYGIMPEWLAKEYIRAATPFSVSLPALKAGIAALSDPEHHKRSVEIAREGRKYLREKIPFKVYPSQANFVLVDVSPMKAKTVTQNLMKKGIIVRSCDSFREAGDTLIRVTAGTPEQNEKVIRAFETVKKEG; encoded by the coding sequence ATGTTCTTGAGCAGGCCTGAATTGATAAAAAAAGAAATATTTGATATTGCAGAGTACGTTCCAGGGAAATCCATTGAAGAAATCGCTTCTGCCTATGGGCTTGACCCGGCCTCAATTATTAAACTCGGCTCAAATGAAAACCCGCTTGGGCCCTCTCCAAAAGCTGTTCAGGCCCTGGTAGACACAGCTCCCTCAGCAAACATTTACCCCTCAGCAGACGCGATTGAACTAAGGGAGGCCCTCTCGAAATACACAGGTTTCCCGGTTTCAAACCTCGTAGCCTCAGGGCCGGGAATGGACGGGTTACTTGACGGGCTTTGCAGGCTGGTTATTGAAAAAGGAGACGAAGTCATTGTTCCTACTCCTACTTTTGCCTATTACGAACTTCCGGCACGGGCATGCGGAGGAAAGCCAGTCTTTGTCAGGAGAAGCCAGGACTTCTCGATAGATCCTGAAAAGATTCTGGAAGCTGCGTCTAGCAGGACAAAGATAATCTTCCTCTGCTCTCCCAATAATCCCTCAGGCAACCTCCTTCCCGAAAATGATCTGAGGAAAATACTTGAAAATACCAGAGCTCTTGTGTTCGTTGACGAGGCATATGTCGAATTTGCGGACAGGAACCTTGCAGGGCTTGTAAGAGAATACGATAACCTTGTTGTGGGCAGAACCTTTTCCAAGGTATTTGGGCTCGCAGGCTTGCGCCTGGGCTATGGAATCATGCCCGAATGGCTGGCAAAAGAGTATATAAGAGCAGCAACACCGTTTTCAGTAAGTCTTCCGGCTTTAAAAGCAGGAATAGCTGCCCTTTCAGATCCCGAACACCACAAAAGAAGCGTAGAAATCGCAAGAGAAGGCAGAAAATACCTGAGAGAAAAAATTCCCTTTAAGGTTTATCCTTCCCAGGCAAACTTCGTACTTGTGGATGTTTCTCCTATGAAAGCAAAAACCGTTACACAGAATCTCATGAAAAAGGGAATTATTGTACGTTCCTGTGATTCTTTCAGGGAGGCTGGAGATACGCTTATAAGGGTAACAGCTGGAACTCCGGAACAGAATGAAAAAGTTATCAGGGCTTTTGAAACTGTAAAGAAAGAGGGTTAA
- a CDS encoding polymer-forming cytoskeletal protein codes for MSTISESEEILKYFLVPDNTRIEANKITVEGDVIVGNHSNIEYNIIGDTVIMGEGVVVSGDIAASNDIRIDMWSKLGNRVEVGGNAYLGEFVTIDGKLLVQGDLDVGKEVKIRGGFEAKGWILVRNPIPVIIFLFLYIKEMMRLGKGEEIEKAVEELFEDSEDIQSFERKEPAEKVLIVPADSKLSHETIEIDGEAIIGKNCLITGNIRAQAVSTGENLTFKGSIYSEGKIFIGENCTVYGNLSSKGDVQIGRNSRVFGGVKANSVLLLENARVDGTIKAPSGVSFLRDAAEMPVLAEVNALGKLIMGKTHELPENETQDKPEKEPQDEPEKEPQDKIKKGSRDEPVKPLNVMEIGSPAKLSANVFVPGRKRKTARTRALERTRHFTGARTHRKEQKSEE; via the coding sequence GTGAGCACTATTTCAGAGTCAGAAGAGATTCTAAAATACTTCCTGGTTCCAGATAACACCAGAATCGAAGCAAACAAAATTACAGTCGAGGGAGACGTTATTGTCGGCAATCACTCTAATATTGAATACAATATAATCGGCGATACTGTCATTATGGGAGAAGGAGTGGTCGTCTCAGGGGATATTGCGGCCAGTAACGATATCAGGATTGACATGTGGTCAAAACTGGGTAACCGGGTAGAGGTTGGAGGAAACGCCTACCTGGGAGAATTTGTAACCATTGACGGGAAACTGCTCGTACAGGGAGACCTGGACGTAGGAAAAGAAGTTAAAATCCGGGGAGGGTTTGAAGCCAAGGGATGGATATTGGTAAGAAATCCGATCCCTGTAATTATCTTTCTATTTCTTTACATAAAGGAAATGATGCGTCTCGGCAAAGGCGAAGAGATTGAAAAAGCCGTAGAAGAACTTTTTGAGGATTCTGAGGACATACAGAGCTTTGAAAGGAAAGAGCCCGCTGAAAAAGTACTGATTGTACCAGCTGACTCAAAGCTTTCCCATGAAACTATTGAGATTGATGGGGAAGCCATTATAGGAAAAAACTGCCTGATAACAGGAAATATTCGAGCACAGGCTGTCTCTACAGGGGAAAACCTGACCTTTAAGGGAAGTATTTACTCAGAAGGCAAGATCTTCATCGGTGAAAATTGCACTGTCTATGGCAATCTTTCTTCAAAAGGAGATGTGCAGATTGGCAGGAACAGTCGAGTTTTCGGTGGAGTGAAAGCCAACTCGGTCTTACTGCTTGAAAACGCGAGGGTAGACGGTACTATAAAAGCCCCTTCGGGAGTATCTTTCTTAAGGGATGCTGCAGAAATGCCTGTTCTTGCAGAGGTCAATGCTTTAGGGAAATTAATTATGGGCAAGACTCATGAATTGCCCGAAAATGAGACTCAGGACAAACCTGAAAAGGAACCTCAGGACGAACCTGAAAAAGAACCTCAGGACAAAATCAAAAAAGGGTCCCGGGATGAACCCGTAAAGCCCCTGAATGTGATGGAAATTGGTTCACCTGCCAAATTGAGTGCGAATGTTTTTGTACCTGGCAGAAAAAGAAAAACGGCCAGAACAAGGGCCCTGGAAAGAACCAGACACTTCACAGGAGCCAGGACTCACAGAAAGGAACAAAAGTCCGAAGAGTAA
- a CDS encoding dihydroneopterin aldolase family protein, with protein MNSKKEVICLVQEKATDRDNALFEAGIKLGALYHQFTGSPVNLNTVSSLEQAIQESISVQPYVEEISVKIDRDMLKGKLNDEFGYSELQGPMLNVKITVRYGSSKIKVGMEYNSELNYPLMKILEIEEINV; from the coding sequence ATGAATTCCAAGAAGGAAGTGATTTGTTTGGTCCAAGAAAAAGCAACTGATAGAGATAATGCACTTTTTGAGGCAGGAATAAAACTAGGAGCCCTTTACCATCAATTTACGGGTTCTCCTGTAAATTTAAATACTGTTTCAAGCCTTGAACAGGCTATCCAGGAAAGCATTTCAGTCCAGCCCTACGTGGAAGAAATTTCCGTAAAAATTGATAGAGATATGTTGAAAGGCAAGTTGAATGATGAATTCGGTTATTCTGAGCTTCAGGGGCCTATGCTTAATGTAAAAATAACTGTAAGATACGGCTCTTCAAAGATAAAAGTCGGAATGGAATATAACTCCGAGTTGAATTATCCGCTGATGAAAATTCTAGAAATCGAAGAGATAAACGTTTGA
- a CDS encoding phosphatidylserine decarboxylase, giving the protein MLAKGSEPWLFTAASITALFAILSKAMNSSHLNHAAYLAMSLTFFMVLFFRDPERKVEVSDTYMISPADGTVIDIRGRKICIFMFLQNVHVNRAPISGTIREITYKKGGYLPAYWKDSERNERNEFIIHSKYGDVSVTQIAGTIARRIVSYSQVNDMIEQGQRIGMIRFGSRVDVTIPHDFEITVRKGERVLAGKTIIATIKNDRDF; this is encoded by the coding sequence ATGCTTGCAAAAGGTTCGGAACCCTGGCTTTTTACAGCTGCGTCTATTACTGCATTATTTGCAATTCTCTCTAAGGCAATGAACAGCTCCCACTTAAACCACGCTGCTTACTTAGCAATGTCACTGACTTTCTTTATGGTTCTTTTTTTTAGAGATCCAGAAAGAAAGGTTGAAGTTTCGGATACTTATATGATTTCCCCGGCTGATGGAACTGTCATAGATATTCGAGGCCGGAAAATCTGTATTTTCATGTTTCTCCAGAATGTACATGTAAATAGAGCTCCGATTTCGGGGACTATCAGGGAAATCACTTACAAGAAAGGCGGATATCTTCCTGCTTACTGGAAAGACTCTGAAAGAAACGAAAGAAACGAGTTTATTATTCACAGCAAGTATGGGGATGTTAGTGTCACGCAGATTGCAGGCACTATTGCCAGGCGAATTGTCTCTTATTCTCAAGTAAATGATATGATCGAGCAGGGACAGCGAATTGGAATGATTCGCTTCGGATCAAGGGTTGATGTAACGATTCCTCATGATTTTGAAATTACAGTACGGAAAGGGGAACGGGTACTTGCAGGCAAGACTATTATAGCAACAATAAAAAATGATAGGGACTTTTGA